Genomic window (Saccharothrix australiensis):
GCCTCCCAGCCCATGCCCCCGGTCAACGCGCCGTCACCGACGACCGCGACCACGCGGCGGTGCGACTGGCCGCGCAACGCGAAGCCCCGGGCCAAGCCGTCCGCGTAGGACAAGGCGGTCGAGGCGTGCGAGTTCTCCACGGCGTCGTGGTCGGACTCGCTCCTGCTCGGGTAGCCCGACAGGCCACCGCCCTGACGCAGCCGCCCGAACCCGGCGCGACGTCCGGTGAGGATCTTGTGCACGTACGCCTGGTGACCGGTGTCGAACACGATCCGGTCGGAGGGCGAGTCGAACACCCGGTGCAGCGCGATCGTCAACTCCACCACACCGAGGTTGGGCCCCAGGTGGCCGCCGGCGCGGCTGACCCGGTCGACCAGGAACAGGCGGATCTCCTCGGCCAGCGACGCCAAGCGGTCCCGCGGCAGCGCGCGCAGGTCCGCGGGGCTGTCGACGCCCGCCAGGACGGAGGTGGTCGGTCGAACGGCCGGGCTGGTGGTCATGAGGTGGCTACCTTGCGTGGCAGGGCGAACTGGATGTCCTCGCGGGTGACCTGGCGGTCCTCCACGTCCACCGGTCCCAGGCCCGCCAAGGCGGCCACCACCTCCTCGACGATGCCGCCGGGAGCCGAGGCCCCCGCGGTGAGCCCGATCGCCTCCGCCCCGACCAGCCATTCCCATCGGATGTCCGTCGCGTCGTCGACCAGGTGGGCGGGTGTGCCGTCCCGGCGGGCGAGTTCCACCAGCCGCTGCGAGTTGGAGGAGTTGACCGATCCGACGACCAGCATCACGTCGGCGTCGCGAACGACGGCCCGGAGCGCGTTCTGCCGATTGGTGGTGGCGTAGCAGATGTCCTCGGAACGGGGTCCTCGGATGGCGGGGAACCTCTCCCGCAGGGCTCCGATGACCTCCTCGGTCTCGTCGACCGCCAGGGTGGTCTGCGTCAGGTAGGACACCCGCGCCGGATCGGGAACCCGCAGGGTGGCCACGTCGGCGACGTTCTCCACCAGCACCACGCGGCCGGGAGCTTCTCCCAGGGTGCCTTCGGTTTCCTCGTGCCCGGCGTGCCCGATGAACACGACCGTGTCGCCGCGCTGCGCGAAGCGCCGCGCCTCCGCGTGGACCTTGGTCACCAGGGGACAGGCGGCGTCGACGACGTCCAGCCCCCGGGCCAGCGCCGCGGAGTGCACCGCCGGGGAAACACCGTGCGCCGAGAACACCACCGGCACGCCGGGGGGAACGGTGTCGATCTCGTCCACGAAGACCACGCCCCGTCGTTCCAGGTCTCGCACCACATGGACGTTGTGGACGATCTGCTTGCGCACGTAGACCGGCGGACCGTGTTTGGCCAACACCTTCTCGACGATCTCGATCGCCCGCTCCACGCCCGCGCAGAACGAACGGGGGGAAGCCAACAGCACCCGCCGCGGCCCGAACACCCCGGCCGCGGTGCGCAACGCCGACCGTGCCGCGGCCCTGGCGCCAACGGCGTGGTCGGCAACCGCCACGGCGAGGCCGTGCCCGTCGACAGGGGTCCTGGCGACCAGCAGGGTGGCCGCGTCCCCGTCGCCTGGCCGGTCGGTGGCCACCGCGCCCAGCCTGGCGTCGAACCCCTGCCTGCGCAGCTCACCCCACAGCAGCCCGGCGGCCGGGCAGTGCACCGGTTCGCCACCCGGGGTGAAGACTGCCGTGGCCACCACGACCTCGCTGTCGACCACCCCGTCGATCGGCGTCTCGGTGATGTGGTGGTCAGGCGTTCGGGCGCTCATGGATCACACCTCGTCCTCGTCGCTGAGACGGTCTTCTCCGGAAGCGGCGCGTGCCGGCCATCTCGACACCGCCGCCGGCCCCGGACGGCGGTCGACGACCAGCCCGGGACCGGACGCCGCCGCGTGGTCCGCGTGATCGCGGCGGGACCGCGTCGGCGGCTGCCGGCGTGGTCAGCCGTCGCGGTCGGTGATCAGGCGCGAGATGGCGACCAGGACCCGCACGGCGCGCGGGTCGGCGTCGACCGCCTCCAGGCACGACAACGCCTCCTGAAGGTGCCGGTCCGCGCGCGCCCGTGCCCAGGACCTGCCCCCGGCTTCGTCGACCAGCTCGGCCACCGCGACGAGCTGGTCATCCGACAACGCGGCCGGGCTGCCGTACAGCCGGGCGAGCTCCCGCCCCGCCGCGGTGCCGCCGGACAGCGCCGCCACCACCGGGAGCGACTTCTTGCGGGCCCGCAGGTCCGACCACACCGGCTTGCCGGTGCGGTCGGGCCTGCCCCAGATGCCCAACAGGTCGTCGACGTACTGGAACGCCATCCCCAGGTGACGTCCGAAGTCCCCCAACGCCGCGACCTCGTCCGGCCCGCCATCGCCGTACATCGCCCCCAACGTGCACGCGCACCGGATGAGGGATGCGGTCTTGCCCTCCGTCATGATCAGGACGTCGTCCGACGCCACGTCCTGCCGGGATTCGAAGCTGATGTCCAACATCTGCCCGTACAGCATCTGCTGCACCGTGTCGCCCAACACCGCCAGCGCACGCGTCGCCACGGGATGTCCACCGGAGAGCAGCACCTGCTGTGCCGCCATCAGCATCACGTCACCCGCCAGGATCGCGGTGGGGATGCCGAACACCGACCACACGGTTCCGCGGTGCCGCCGCCGCTCGTCGCCGTCCATCACGTCGTCGTGGACGAGCGAGAAGTTGTGCACCAGCTCCACCGCCACCGCCGCGTCGGCCGCCGCCTGCTCCGCCGCACCCAGCGCCTGCGCCGCGGACAGCGCCAACGCCGGCCGCACGGCCTTGCCGCCACCGGCCGACACGGGCTCCCCGGCGGCGTCACACCAACCGAGGTGGTAGCCCACGACGGTCCGGAACGCCGGGCAGAACTCGTCCAACGACGTCCGCATCCGCGGCTCGACCACTTCCCACGCCCGGCGCAGCGCCGACAACGCTTCCCGATGTGTCGAGACACCGCTCGTCGTCACGACAACGCCTCCTCTTCCGGTGGTGCCCGTCGAGTGCGGCGGGACAAACGATGCACCGATTACAGGCGATACCTCGACCGAAAGGCAAGGTCTCCCGGCCGCCCGGAGTTGAGTGTGTTGAACACCGGGCGAAAACCTCGGAATTCAACACATTCAACAGCCGGCCGGTCGACGGGGTTGCCGGGTCGCCACGCGGTGACGTCTACTGGGGACCCCGTACCAGAAGTGAAGGGAGGGCTCGTGGCGAAACGCAGGAAGAACCTTTTCGACAACATGTTCGACCGCCTCGACGACGTCAGCAGGGACTTCCGGAAGGCAGGCCGGCGCACCTTCAAGAGCAAGAAGAGGAAGAAGGGCAGCGCGCGCAAGTGGGCGAGGCGGAACAGCGAGCAGCTGGACGCCCTCACCGAACAGATGGCGTTGCTGGTGCGGCACCTGTCCTCGTCCTCGGACACCTCGCGTGAGCCGACCCGGTCCACCAAGTAGTTCCAGGGTGCCGTCGCCGAGTCGACCCGGGACGATGTCACCCCGGTCCTCCGGCCCGTGCGGCTGTGACGGGGCGGCCGGTCAACCGGTCGGCCCGTCGCCGGCTTGGGCGACCGCGGACGTGAGGTGGCGACCTCCTGCCGGCGACGAAGCTCGACTGCCCGACCGGATCGGACCGGGGAGGACAGCGCCATGAGCGCCGAGGATCTCTCGTCACATGCCCCTTTCGCCTTCACGGCCGCCGGCTTGACGCTCTTGTCGCTGGCGGACCCGGCGTGGTGGCCGACCGAGGTCGGCTGGGCGATGCTCGCACTCACGCTCATGGCATGGCTTCTTTTCGCCGCCCGGGCACGTCGCCGTTGACCGCTTCCGGCCCGCCCGGCGCATCCCTCGGAGAGATCGATCAAACCCGCCGCGAGGCATGGCGTCCACGGCGGCAACCGCGACAAACCGCCGGGCGGGGACGGTGGTGACGCCGTCCCCGCGGACCTGACCGGCGGTGGTCGATCAGTGTCCTGCCGGCCCCGAACTCCCTCCCGGCCCTCGCGCGGACTCCGCACCCTGGGAGTGCGCCGCTCGCGCTCGTCCGCGTTCGCCGCCGCGCATACGCACGACCAGGCCCAGGTGGAACGCGGCGAAGACGACCGAGGCGGCTGCGAAGTAGCCGAGCAGCAAGCGATCGGTCAAGTGCAGTTCGGAGGGGGCGAACAGGAAAGCGGTCGGTCCGGTGCCGGCGATGATCAGCCACAGGCCGGCCGTGACGACCGACTGCCCCTCCAGCGTGCCGCGGTGGTACAGCATGATCGGATAGCACACCGAGACGATGAAGACGACGAGCGTCGATGTGTAGGCGCCGTGCGTGTCGTGCAGGCTTCGACTGATCACGGGAGCGATTCCGGCGCCGATCACCATGGCCAGGACGAACAGCCCGCGGAAGGTTTTCGCCGGGATTCGGGGGAAGTGCCGCGGCCCGTACACGATGATCTGGTACACGAAGATGACATCAGGGATCACGAACGCGATGCCGAGCGCCCACATCGGCACGGCGGGAAACCAGCGGTCGTACAGATCGAGGGCGATGGACACGTCGAGCGAGAAGAACACGCAGACCGAACCGATGGGCACGCTGTAGGTGCGATCCCGGAAGCCGGCGCGGCTGGAACTCAGTCCCCACAAGACTGCTGCCGCGAGGGCGAGGACGAGCAATGTCACGAACAAGGGGGCCTCCTTCGCGTCGTATGGGCAGAAAACCGGGCGGTGGTCGTCGCTGGGTGCCCCTTCGGCGGCTACCGGCCGCCCTCCGATCATCGGGTTCCGGCCGTGTAGCGATTCGTGATGTCGTACCAGTCGTAAGAGCCCCGCACCCAGTGGCGAAGGGACTCGACGTGCCGCCTGACGACGTGGCACGTGTCGCGGGCAAGGCTCAGGCGGTCGCAGAACGACCCGAGCCGGTCGCCGAGGGCGCAGAACTCGTGGACGTGGCGGTCCGCCTGCTGCGTGACGACCTGCATCGCTTGAGCAGAGGTCAGCTCCTGCTCATCCATGATGAGCGATACGAGGTTGACGCGCTGTGCCGCCACGTCCTGGTCGAACGACCGGATGTCGTTGGTCAGGATGATGTGGCGGGCGGCGTGGTGGCGCAGGGCGGCGAGGTAGCCGGCGTGCCACACCTCGACGGGCACCTCGAACCCGCCCGTGCGCTCGGCGACCGCGAACATCGCGTGGACGGAGATCGACATGTCCTTGATGCGGAGGTGCTCGGAGCTGGTCGGGACACGGCCTTCGCGGCGGTCGGCGGTCTCGGTGTAGTTGCCGTGGAGGTATTCCTGCCACAGCCAGGCCATGCGGTGGCACCAGGCGTCGGACATCCCGGTGCGGAGCCGGTCCCACAGGTCGGAGAAGGCCGCTGTGAGCGGGTGGGTCGGCGTGAGCGGGTGGTGCAGGATGCTCACCAACTCCGAGGTCACTGCGGGATCGACCGTGCCGTGGGCGGCGTTGTCCATGTAGTCGTCGTACTGGAAGACCCATCCGTAGACGTCGGAGGACAGGAGCGGACTCCCGCTGCCCGGGTCGCAGTAGGAGGCGATGTCCGGGACACGGGTTTTCAGGTACCGGTCGGTGGCTGCGCCAGGGGACAGAAGGCCGTGGCGGTGCAGCCACGACAGGTGCGCTTCGCGCACGTCGTCCACGACGGGCGGGTGTTCCTGCCGGGGCAGCGGCATGGCCGGCGGGGCGGGGTGCGACATGTCGTTCTGCTTTCGTCCGATGCCGAGGTTCACGTCGACGGCGAGGAAGTCCGAGGGGCGCGAGGTGGCACGAGGTTCCCCGCGGTCTCCTGGCCGTCCCGCATCGCCCCCCGGCCGCCGGGTGACGGTGAACTGCAGGAGCTCGGCCAGGTCCTCGCGCACCCGCGCGGGCACGGCGACGGTCTCCAGCACTCCCAGCGCCAGGCCCAGGTGTGTTCGGGCGACTTCCTCGGCGGCGGCCTTGCCCCCGAGCCGTTCCAGGAGGTCGGCGGCGGCCTGGAGATCCGGTTCGTGGAGCGTCTCCTGTGCCAGGAGGGCGCGGAGCCGCGGGACCTCGGCGTGCCCGGACTGCACGGCGGCGATGACCGGGAGGGTGTTCTTGCGCAGCCGCAGGTCCTGGAAGCCCGGTTTGCCGACCAGGGCGGCGTTGCCCCAGATGTTCTCCAGGTCGTTGACGGCTTGCCAAGCGGTGCCCGCGTGGTGGGCGGCGCGGCGCAGCGCCTCGCCGTCGTGGACGGGCTTGCCGCACAGGATGGTGCCCAGGAGCGCGCCTGTCCCCAGGAGCGCGCCGCCTTTTCCGCGACAGCAGTCCAAGTAGGCGTCCAGCCGGATGTCCTGCGCCGGAGCGCGGTCGAAGGTCGGTTCGCTCGCCCAGGCGTGGATCATGTGGTCCACGCCGTCGGTGAACACCCGCACCGCCGTCGCGGCATTCGCGGTGGCGGCCAGGACTCGGACGGCCTCGTTGAGGAGCGCGTCGCCCGCCACGATGGCGGGCCCGGCGCCGAAGGCGAGCCAGGCGGTGGGCCGGTCACGCCGGACGACCTCGTCGCCGTCGGCGATGTCGTCGTGCAACAGGGAGAAGTTGTGGGTGAGCTCGACGGCGACGGCGCCGGGGACCGCGTCGGCCGGGTCTCCTCCGCTCGCCTCGGCGGCCAGCATCACCAAGGCCGCCTGCAGCGAGCGGCTGCCGCGGCCACGGGTCGGATTGCCTTCGACGTCGTTCCACCCGAAGTAGTAACCGCAGATCCTGGCCAGGTCGGGGTGGAGTCGGCTCAGCGCCTCCTCCAACCCGCTGCGTGCGAAATCACGAGCGCGGTGGATGACATCGGGCAGGGGCGGCTGGCTGACCGTGCTGGGGGTGGTCACGAAGTCCATTCCCTTCCTGTCGGTGGTCGTGGATCGTTGTCGCGCCGATCCGACGGCGGCGGCCGAACGACGCGAGGGCGTCCGCGATGCCGCGGGACCGGCCCGAGTCCGCACCCGGCCGGTCCCGCGACGGTGGCACGGGCGGACATCGCCCCGAGCAAAGGAAGTCCTCCGCTCCCGGAACGGACGCCGCGGACGGGCACTTACGAGGTCTGCGAAGCTTCGTCCGGTGCCGCCTGGTCGTTCTTGCGGGAGGCGATGCGGATGTAGTTGACGCGGTCGCTGAGGTAGCCGCTCAGGTACACCTGCTCGATTCCCGTGGCCAGTCGCGAATGGCTGCGCAGCTCCCAGTAGGGGATGGCGGCCTTGGTCAGGTCGTCGACCTGGTAGGGGATCAGCCCGGCGTCGACGAGGGCCCTCAAGTAGGCCACACGGCGGTGGGTGTGGCAGTGGTAGTGCTGGTCGATGGCCTCCGCTTCCGGGGGACGCGGTGCGATGGCGTCGTTGTTGCACCAGGTCGTCAGGACGTAGCGGCCACCGGGTTTGAGGATGCGGGCGAACTCGGCGAACGTCGTGTTCAGCTCGACGTACATGGTCGTCTCGTTCGTCACCACGTAGTCGAAGGACGCGTCCGGGAACTCCGTCGACACCATGCTCCGGTCGTGGAAGCGCACCCGGTCGGCACAGCCTCGGCGTTCCGCCTGTTCACGGGCGAAGCCGTTCTGGTAGCTGGAGATGTTGACGCCGTCCACGCGGCAGCCGAACGCGCGGTGGAGGAGGAAGGCGGTGCCGCCGCGCCCGGACCCGGCGTCCAGGATGCGCGCTTCGGGCGCGACGCCGCCCAGCGCCTCGACCAGGATGTCGACCTGACGGGTTTCCATGCGGTGCATCTCGGCGTTGATGGCTTGCTCGCGCTCGTCGTCGGGCAGTTCCAGGACTCGGCGGTCGAAATCGCCCACGGCGAAGTGGTGGTGGTAGAAGCCGTCGATGGAGCCGAGACCGAGGTTGATGAAGTCCGTGCGCTTGTTGTCGTAGTAGGCGAAGGCCGCCTCTTCCAACGGGTTGCGCATCTTGAGGGTGGGGCGGGTGTCCATAACAGCTCCTGTGCTGCCGGCCGGTCAGGGTTTCACTGGTCGGGGAAGGGGCTCCGCGGGCCCGCGGGCGTCCGGGCACGCATGGGTCGCGGCGCTGCGGAGGTCTCAACCGCTTCCCGGTCACGGCGAGTGCGTGCTGGAGGAGCGTCTCGACCATCGCGGAGTCCGCGATGGCGGCGATCACCTCGCCCCTGACGGACACGACAGTGGCTCGGAGCGGGTGCGGAAAGCCGCCGACCACCACCGACCCGATCCGGACCCGGCGACTGAGCCGTCGGACGTCGCGCACGTCGAGGGGCGGGGGCCTGGTCACCTGCCGCTCCCGGACGGTGCGCCGGCGGTGAGGCGGGACAGCTCCGCGCGGGCGGTGGCCGCGATGGCGGTTCCGGTCAGGCCGGCCCGGGTCAGGACCTGCTCGCGGGTGCCGTGCGCCAGGAACGAGGTCGGCAGGCCCACCACGTGCACGCGGTGGTGCGCGGCGGCCTGCGCCAGGCGGGAACCGATGCCGCCGGCGGCGACCCCGTCTTCCGCGGTGACGGTCACCCGGTGGCGCGCGATGGACCGGAGCAGGGGATCAGGGGGCGGCCAGGCCCAGCGGGGGTCGACCACCGTGACGCCGACGCCCTGCTCCGCCAGCAGTGTCGCGGCCCTCAGGCAGGCCGGCGCGGTCGCGCCGATGGCGACCAGCAGGACGTCCAGGGGGCGCCGGTCGGTGCGGTGCAGGACGTCCATGCCGCTCATCCGCGTCAACGCCGGGATGTCCTCCGTGGCCGGTTCCTTGGGGAAGCGCAGCGCCGTCGGGCCGGCGACGTCGACGGCCTCGTGCAGCAGTTCGCAGAGCCGCTCGGGATCGCGCGGGCAGGCCACCCTCATGCCCGGTACCGCGGCCAGCAGGGTGAGGTCCCACATGCCGTGGTGGCTGGGGCCGTCGGGCCCGGTGATCCCGGCCCGGTCCAGGACCAGGGTGACCGGGAGGCGGTGCAGGGCGATGTCGAGCAGGAGCTGGTCGAAGGCGCGGTGCAGGAACGTGGAGTACAGCGCCACCACCGGGTGGGTGCCGCCGGTGGCCAGTCCGGCGGCCGAGGCGAGCAGGTGCTGCTCGGCGATGCCGGAGTCGAACACGGCCCCGGGCCGCGAGCGGGACAGCGTGCCGAGGCCGGTGGGCAGGCGCATCCCGGCCGTCAGCGCCACCACGTCCGCGCGAACCTGCGCGATCGCGGCGATCTCCTCCTCGAAGACGTCGGTCCAGGTCGGCTTCGGGGGCTTGGCGGGCCGTCCGGTAAGGGGGTCGATGATGCCGCAGGCGTGCATGTGATCGGAT
Coding sequences:
- the ispH gene encoding 4-hydroxy-3-methylbut-2-enyl diphosphate reductase, which gives rise to MSARTPDHHITETPIDGVVDSEVVVATAVFTPGGEPVHCPAAGLLWGELRRQGFDARLGAVATDRPGDGDAATLLVARTPVDGHGLAVAVADHAVGARAAARSALRTAAGVFGPRRVLLASPRSFCAGVERAIEIVEKVLAKHGPPVYVRKQIVHNVHVVRDLERRGVVFVDEIDTVPPGVPVVFSAHGVSPAVHSAALARGLDVVDAACPLVTKVHAEARRFAQRGDTVVFIGHAGHEETEGTLGEAPGRVVLVENVADVATLRVPDPARVSYLTQTTLAVDETEEVIGALRERFPAIRGPRSEDICYATTNRQNALRAVVRDADVMLVVGSVNSSNSQRLVELARRDGTPAHLVDDATDIRWEWLVGAEAIGLTAGASAPGGIVEEVVAALAGLGPVDVEDRQVTREDIQFALPRKVATS
- a CDS encoding polyprenyl synthetase family protein; this translates as MTTSGVSTHREALSALRRAWEVVEPRMRTSLDEFCPAFRTVVGYHLGWCDAAGEPVSAGGGKAVRPALALSAAQALGAAEQAAADAAVAVELVHNFSLVHDDVMDGDERRRHRGTVWSVFGIPTAILAGDVMLMAAQQVLLSGGHPVATRALAVLGDTVQQMLYGQMLDISFESRQDVASDDVLIMTEGKTASLIRCACTLGAMYGDGGPDEVAALGDFGRHLGMAFQYVDDLLGIWGRPDRTGKPVWSDLRARKKSLPVVAALSGGTAAGRELARLYGSPAALSDDQLVAVAELVDEAGGRSWARARADRHLQEALSCLEAVDADPRAVRVLVAISRLITDRDG
- a CDS encoding polyprenyl synthetase family protein, whose translation is MTTPSTVSQPPLPDVIHRARDFARSGLEEALSRLHPDLARICGYYFGWNDVEGNPTRGRGSRSLQAALVMLAAEASGGDPADAVPGAVAVELTHNFSLLHDDIADGDEVVRRDRPTAWLAFGAGPAIVAGDALLNEAVRVLAATANAATAVRVFTDGVDHMIHAWASEPTFDRAPAQDIRLDAYLDCCRGKGGALLGTGALLGTILCGKPVHDGEALRRAAHHAGTAWQAVNDLENIWGNAALVGKPGFQDLRLRKNTLPVIAAVQSGHAEVPRLRALLAQETLHEPDLQAAADLLERLGGKAAAEEVARTHLGLALGVLETVAVPARVREDLAELLQFTVTRRPGGDAGRPGDRGEPRATSRPSDFLAVDVNLGIGRKQNDMSHPAPPAMPLPRQEHPPVVDDVREAHLSWLHRHGLLSPGAATDRYLKTRVPDIASYCDPGSGSPLLSSDVYGWVFQYDDYMDNAAHGTVDPAVTSELVSILHHPLTPTHPLTAAFSDLWDRLRTGMSDAWCHRMAWLWQEYLHGNYTETADRREGRVPTSSEHLRIKDMSISVHAMFAVAERTGGFEVPVEVWHAGYLAALRHHAARHIILTNDIRSFDQDVAAQRVNLVSLIMDEQELTSAQAMQVVTQQADRHVHEFCALGDRLGSFCDRLSLARDTCHVVRRHVESLRHWVRGSYDWYDITNRYTAGTR
- a CDS encoding class I SAM-dependent methyltransferase; this translates as MDTRPTLKMRNPLEEAAFAYYDNKRTDFINLGLGSIDGFYHHHFAVGDFDRRVLELPDDEREQAINAEMHRMETRQVDILVEALGGVAPEARILDAGSGRGGTAFLLHRAFGCRVDGVNISSYQNGFAREQAERRGCADRVRFHDRSMVSTEFPDASFDYVVTNETTMYVELNTTFAEFARILKPGGRYVLTTWCNNDAIAPRPPEAEAIDQHYHCHTHRRVAYLRALVDAGLIPYQVDDLTKAAIPYWELRSHSRLATGIEQVYLSGYLSDRVNYIRIASRKNDQAAPDEASQTS
- a CDS encoding 1-deoxy-D-xylulose-5-phosphate synthase; translated protein: MTATPVTPAGITRPTDVAALDADRLPGLAAQVRSLLIDRVAATGGHLGAGLGVVELTIALHRVFRSPQDVLVFDTGHQTYPHKALTGRALEFTTLRQAGGLSGYPNRGESPHDWVENSHASVSLAWADGIAKVLALRAETDRRVIAVLGDGALTGGVAWEGLNNLASAPDRPVIVVLNDNGRSYDPTVGGVAAHLRRLRRREAGAGNLFTALGLDYLGPVDGHDIDALCTAFRRAAGARRPVIVHAITRKGHGYPPAEADESDHMHACGIIDPLTGRPAKPPKPTWTDVFEEEIAAIAQVRADVVALTAGMRLPTGLGTLSRSRPGAVFDSGIAEQHLLASAAGLATGGTHPVVALYSTFLHRAFDQLLLDIALHRLPVTLVLDRAGITGPDGPSHHGMWDLTLLAAVPGMRVACPRDPERLCELLHEAVDVAGPTALRFPKEPATEDIPALTRMSGMDVLHRTDRRPLDVLLVAIGATAPACLRAATLLAEQGVGVTVVDPRWAWPPPDPLLRSIARHRVTVTAEDGVAAGGIGSRLAQAAAHHRVHVVGLPTSFLAHGTREQVLTRAGLTGTAIAATARAELSRLTAGAPSGSGR